The DNA window TCAAAGTAGCGTAATTGTCATTTTCAATCTGCGAAAATAGTTAAAAGACCGGGGAATCTTGAATTTGAAATCTTACCTGTGAAACTGCCGATGGCGCCAGGAAAGCAGAAAATGAAACGACGGAGAGAAACGTGTCATGTGCAAAACCTTTATAGTTTTGGCAAATTAATGATGTCCAATGATGATACGGAAAAGAAAAAGGAAAAAACAAACTAAATTATTGCGTGAATTTAGAAAAATCCATAGAGCTTTGGGTGCGGCTCTTTTCATTTTTCTCTTCATCGTTTGTACCACAGGACTTATGCTTGGATGGAAAAAGAATAGTGGTGGTTTGATTTTGCCAAAAACGCCTGTTGGTACATCAACAGATTTAAAAAATTGGCTCCCTCTCGACAGCTTGCATACCATTGCCTGCAATGTCCTTCACGACTCCGTTTCATCTGAATTATCGGTTGAGCTTGTGAAAATTGACATAAGAAAAAAATACGGGATTGTTAAATTCGTTTTTGTTGATGGATATTGGGGGATTCAGCTCGACGGCACTACAGGAGAGGTTTTGAACGTCCAGACAAGAGTTTCCGATCTTGTTGAAGGTATTCATGATGGCTCAATCCTTGACCAATATTTTGGAACTACCGGCGGACCAATCAAATTAATTTACACTTCCATTATGGGGCTTGCCCTGCTGACGTTTACAATTACAGGATTTTGGCTTTGGTATGGGCCTAAACGAATGAAAAAAGAAAAACATGCTACCGAAAATGATCGATCCGATTAGTATCTTCGGTAATTCGCGGGCAAGAAAACAATCCGCGAATTCACGCGAATTTTTGTGAATTAGCACGAATAAATATTTGCTTTTAAGGAAATTGAAAACTTAATTTTTTGCCTCACCCCCGACCCCTCTCCATTTGGAGAGGAAAGCACTTCTGCCGGGTTTTATAGGAGTTCGCCAAACAAAACGCTTCGTTTGGTTTTCCCGCTATTCTACGAAAGAGAGCTCCCTTCTCCGTGTCGGGGATGGGGCATTGGTGGAGGTGAACTGGTGAAGGGATCGAAACAATTTAGTGGAAGCGTTGCCAACCAAATAATTACTAATATTTTCTGTTCCTGATTTCCATAAAAAAAACTCCCGCAGGCTTATTCCGGCGGGAGTTTTTAAATTTTAAAAAGAGAATTGCTATTCCTCTATCGTCTCTTCTTGTTGCTGCCAATGGCTATACACTTTGCGTCCGCCATAGGCTGCGCCCAGGCCAAGCAAAATGGCAACGCCGCTGCCGATAGGAGCTCCACCACCCGGAGGTTGGTTGTTGTTTTGGTTATGTCCGCCACCCGGGGGCAGCGGCGGATCACCCATCTGAGCGTTGGCAAATAATCCCCAGCCCAAAAACAAAGTGAGCAGCAGAATCCCTTTAGTGATTTTTCC is part of the Bacteroidales bacterium genome and encodes:
- a CDS encoding PepSY-associated TM helix domain-containing protein produces the protein MMIRKRKRKKQTKLLREFRKIHRALGAALFIFLFIVCTTGLMLGWKKNSGGLILPKTPVGTSTDLKNWLPLDSLHTIACNVLHDSVSSELSVELVKIDIRKKYGIVKFVFVDGYWGIQLDGTTGEVLNVQTRVSDLVEGIHDGSILDQYFGTTGGPIKLIYTSIMGLALLTFTITGFWLWYGPKRMKKEKHATENDRSD